One Pleurocapsa sp. PCC 7327 DNA segment encodes these proteins:
- a CDS encoding FAD-binding and (Fe-S)-binding domain-containing protein yields MIPRLPLQESLKPEYLLFLEALAKTPFSGEIRPDFASRLLMSTDNSIYQILPQAVVFPKSEQDLVHLFGLANQEPFQAITFSPRGGGTGTNGQSLSPGIIIDTSKYMNQILEVNLEQGWVRVQPGVVLDQLNAYLKPYKVFFAPSLSPSNRATIGGMINTDACGKGSRIYGRTSNHILELAWVLSDRTTGRSRSIDPTSLTQFKQQPGRLGKIYRQVDEIVTTKRELIEQIFPKMPRFMTGYNLAKVYQEDNFNLNWILAGSEGTLAVITEAKLRLTPIPKYKALLAIHYRCFDDAVSDAENLLELEPEAIETIDEKILELAKQDAIYSQVKDLVAGAQTLNLVEFVGSHQEEIQEKVSKIRHAIEEGRRNNLEGSTVASKNSERPQQAIGYYLAKNGEEIANLWELRKKGVGLLGNTKGERKPIAFIEDTAVPPSYLASYIREFKALLDEYQLDYAIYGHVDVGCLHVRPALDTKVPKDEVAIRELSDKVVALVRKYGGVMWGEHGKGFRSEYTPAFFGEELYQDLRKIKAAFDPDNRLNPGKIVAPFDSSAEVVRVEAPLRGHFDRQVSASVRSEYEVAFSCNGNGACFNFNPDEVMCPSSKVTRDRIHSPKGRASLLREWLRQLKTARPEELARSGNFFVKVWNTLQKTWGVYDYSHEVYAGMHGCLSCKACATQCPIHVDIPEMKAKFLELYYTRYFRPWRDYLIGNIEILASWQSQVPWLANSLTQNPVTRWLIKQSFAAIDPPALSTFTLKQGLAQRQAPEFNLNQLSNLSAAERENSVILLQDAFTSFYEAHLVLDTYDFLGQLGYTVYVAPFFVNGKPLHVKGFLKEFSAIAQKNAEYLIQLGNLELPIIGIEPSIVLTYRDEYVKILDAKATLPRVQLLQEFLVTQLERLPKVATSEPYYLLGHCTEKTIALASQKQWQQVFQAVGIPLILVSVGCCGMAGIYGHEAEHYSESKGIYQMSWGRHIPSSPEERQRFLATGYSCRSQVKRFDGFVPLHPLQVIKSKA; encoded by the coding sequence ATGATTCCCCGATTACCGCTTCAGGAAAGCTTAAAGCCAGAGTATTTACTTTTCTTAGAAGCTTTGGCAAAAACACCCTTTTCAGGAGAAATTCGACCCGATTTTGCCAGTCGGTTGCTGATGTCAACCGATAACAGCATCTATCAAATCTTACCGCAAGCAGTAGTCTTTCCCAAATCCGAGCAAGATTTAGTGCATCTGTTTGGGTTAGCCAACCAAGAACCGTTTCAGGCAATAACCTTTTCTCCTAGAGGCGGAGGGACGGGAACCAACGGTCAATCGCTTTCTCCTGGCATTATTATTGACACCTCTAAGTACATGAATCAGATTTTAGAAGTGAATCTGGAACAAGGATGGGTGCGAGTGCAACCGGGAGTGGTTTTAGACCAACTGAATGCTTATTTAAAACCTTACAAGGTCTTTTTTGCGCCTTCCCTATCGCCGAGCAATCGTGCCACCATTGGGGGAATGATTAATACGGATGCTTGCGGTAAAGGATCGCGGATTTATGGACGCACCAGCAATCATATCTTGGAATTGGCTTGGGTGCTGTCGGATAGGACAACAGGGCGATCGCGCTCTATCGATCCTACTTCTTTAACTCAATTCAAGCAACAGCCAGGTCGCTTGGGAAAAATTTACCGTCAAGTCGATGAAATTGTCACGACAAAACGGGAATTAATCGAGCAAATTTTCCCGAAAATGCCTCGGTTTATGACGGGATACAATTTGGCGAAAGTTTACCAGGAGGATAATTTCAACCTCAATTGGATTTTGGCAGGTTCGGAGGGAACCTTAGCCGTTATTACCGAAGCCAAATTAAGGTTAACGCCAATTCCTAAATATAAAGCATTGCTAGCAATTCACTATCGCTGTTTTGACGATGCTGTGTCAGATGCAGAAAACCTACTAGAGTTGGAACCAGAAGCAATAGAAACTATCGATGAAAAAATATTAGAACTGGCAAAACAGGATGCAATTTATAGTCAAGTAAAAGATTTGGTTGCTGGCGCACAAACACTCAATTTAGTTGAATTTGTCGGGTCTCATCAGGAAGAAATTCAAGAAAAAGTTAGCAAGATTCGTCACGCCATTGAAGAAGGCAGAAGGAATAATTTGGAAGGGTCAACAGTTGCCTCGAAGAATAGCGAGCGACCCCAGCAAGCGATAGGATATTATCTGGCGAAGAATGGAGAAGAAATCGCTAATCTGTGGGAGTTGCGAAAAAAAGGCGTGGGGTTGCTGGGTAATACCAAGGGAGAACGCAAACCGATAGCCTTTATCGAAGATACCGCCGTCCCGCCGTCTTACCTAGCTAGTTATATCCGAGAATTTAAAGCTTTACTAGATGAATATCAGCTCGATTATGCTATCTACGGTCACGTAGATGTAGGATGCTTGCACGTGCGACCCGCTTTGGATACAAAAGTGCCAAAAGATGAAGTCGCGATTCGGGAATTATCCGATAAAGTCGTGGCACTGGTACGAAAATATGGCGGCGTAATGTGGGGAGAACACGGTAAAGGTTTTCGTAGCGAATATACCCCCGCTTTCTTTGGAGAAGAGTTATATCAGGATTTACGGAAAATCAAGGCAGCTTTTGACCCCGACAATCGCTTAAATCCAGGAAAAATTGTCGCTCCCTTCGACAGTTCCGCAGAAGTGGTGCGAGTTGAAGCGCCTTTGCGAGGTCATTTTGACCGACAAGTTTCGGCATCGGTGCGATCCGAGTATGAAGTTGCCTTCAGTTGCAATGGCAATGGAGCCTGTTTTAACTTTAATCCAGATGAGGTGATGTGTCCGTCGTCTAAAGTAACGCGCGATCGCATTCATTCTCCCAAAGGTCGCGCCAGCTTGCTTAGAGAATGGTTGCGGCAATTGAAAACCGCTAGACCAGAGGAATTAGCCAGATCGGGCAATTTTTTCGTCAAAGTCTGGAATACGCTTCAAAAAACCTGGGGAGTTTATGACTATTCCCATGAGGTTTATGCAGGGATGCACGGTTGTCTTTCCTGTAAAGCTTGTGCGACTCAATGTCCGATTCATGTCGATATTCCAGAGATGAAAGCAAAATTTCTGGAACTCTACTACACTCGTTACTTCAGACCTTGGCGCGATTACTTGATTGGAAATATCGAAATCCTCGCCAGTTGGCAATCTCAAGTACCATGGCTAGCGAATTCATTAACTCAGAATCCCGTTACTCGCTGGCTGATTAAGCAATCTTTCGCTGCGATCGATCCGCCTGCGCTGAGTACGTTTACTCTCAAGCAGGGATTGGCACAGAGACAAGCACCGGAATTTAACCTAAATCAATTATCTAATCTCAGTGCAGCAGAACGAGAAAATAGCGTCATTTTGCTCCAAGATGCCTTCACCAGTTTCTATGAAGCTCACTTGGTTCTCGATACCTATGATTTTCTTGGTCAGTTAGGATATACCGTTTACGTAGCGCCGTTTTTTGTCAATGGCAAGCCTTTGCACGTGAAAGGGTTTTTGAAGGAATTTTCTGCGATCGCACAGAAAAATGCCGAGTATCTAATTCAGTTAGGAAATTTGGAACTTCCCATTATCGGCATCGAACCGAGCATCGTTCTTACCTATCGAGATGAGTATGTCAAAATTCTCGATGCAAAAGCAACTTTGCCAAGAGTTCAGTTACTGCAAGAATTTCTAGTCACTCAACTGGAACGACTGCCAAAAGTTGCCACCTCGGAACCTTATTATTTATTGGGTCACTGCACTGAAAAAACAATTGCTTTAGCGTCTCAAAAACAATGGCAGCAAGTTTTTCAAGCAGTAGGAATTCCCTTAATTCTAGTGTCTGTGGGTTGCTGCGGCATGGCAGGAATTTACGGTCACGAAGCCGAACACTACAGCGAATCTAAAGGAATCTATCAGATGAGTTGGGGAAGGCATATTCCATCATCTCCAGAAGAAAGACAACGCTTTTTAGCGACTGGCTATTCTTGTCGTTCTCAAGTCAAGCGGTTTGATGGGTTTGTGCCTTTACATCCGCTGCAAGTTATCAAAAGTAAAGCTTAG
- a CDS encoding ParA family protein — MGRIISTVNMKGGVGKTTLTVNLATCLAKNHEKRVLVLDLDSQISATLSLMSPHDFARMRKKRKTLTYLLDSIIQPNPYNKLNIYDIICPSICNIQGLELLPGDIELYDEYIVSEMLHKQAMEQEETNFDKVWNHFERILIQKILEPIRDDYDFIIMDCAPGYNLLTRSGIAASDFYLLPARPEPLSIVGMQLLERRISKLKESHQDQQDINIRLLGVVFILSGGGLLSRYYQQVMKRVKEDFEPQNLFQNAIPMDVNVAKAVDMFMPVVVGMPSSSGAKAFAKLTEEFLAKLS; from the coding sequence ATGGGAAGAATCATTAGTACTGTCAATATGAAAGGCGGCGTTGGAAAAACAACGCTGACGGTAAATCTAGCCACTTGTTTGGCAAAAAATCACGAGAAACGAGTGCTAGTTCTCGATTTAGACTCACAAATCAGTGCAACGCTGAGTTTAATGTCGCCTCATGACTTTGCTAGAATGCGAAAAAAAAGAAAAACACTGACCTATTTACTCGATTCAATTATTCAACCCAATCCCTATAATAAGTTGAATATTTACGATATTATTTGCCCTTCTATCTGCAACATTCAAGGACTCGAATTACTGCCGGGAGATATCGAGCTTTATGACGAATATATTGTCTCAGAAATGTTGCACAAACAAGCAATGGAGCAAGAGGAGACTAATTTTGATAAAGTCTGGAATCACTTTGAAAGAATATTAATTCAAAAGATTCTAGAGCCAATTAGAGATGATTACGATTTCATCATTATGGACTGTGCTCCGGGATATAACTTATTAACCCGTAGTGGGATTGCTGCCAGCGATTTTTATTTGCTCCCTGCTCGACCCGAACCTTTGTCTATCGTGGGAATGCAATTATTAGAAAGACGCATTAGCAAGCTAAAAGAAAGCCATCAAGACCAACAGGATATAAATATTCGTTTGTTGGGAGTTGTCTTTATTCTTTCTGGCGGAGGTTTATTAAGTCGATATTATCAACAAGTCATGAAGCGAGTGAAGGAAGATTTTGAGCCTCAAAATTTATTTCAAAATGCTATCCCAATGGATGTTAATGTGGCTAAGGCAGTCGATATGTTTATGCCAGTTGTTGTAGGAATGCCGAGTTCGAGTGGAGCAAAGGCATTCGCTAAATTAACTGAAGAATTCTTAGCAAAATTATCGTAA
- a CDS encoding hydantoinase B/oxoprolinase family protein, translated as MTKWQFWIDRGGTFTDIVAKSPQGKIIIHKLLSENPDRYQDAAVQGIREILKIFPDEPIPAQQIEAVKMGTTVATNALLERKGDRTVLVITKGFRDALRIGYQNRPDIFAREIILPEMLYERVIEVQERYDARGHELIPVNVEPVEKELQAAYDAGIRSCAIVFMHGDRYPEHEKIVAQIAKKIGFSQISVSHQVSPLMKLVSRGDTTVVDAYLSPILGRYVNQVSSYLSEVTDKGQRRSRRSPWNLRPGERRTNNKGQTTKLMFMQSNGGLADAQLFHGKDSILSGPAGGIVGAVKTCEIAGFKKIISFDMGGTSTDVAHYDGEYERSFETEIAGVRLRTPMMSIHTVAAGGGSILQYDGSRYRVGPESAGANPGPASYSRGGPLTVTDCNVMVGKLQPEFFPKVFGPNANLPLNVAIVREKFTRLTQEIGDNRTPEQVASGFLAIAVQIMANAIKKISLQRGYDVSEYTLCCFGGAGGQHACSIADALGIKQIFIHPYAGVLSAYGIGLAEIRILKEKGVEAKLTQTLFPELETILARLINEANAELDSREFQATEKTQILRKVHLKYEGTDSSLIVDLDKLSEMRQKFEEVYQQRYGFVMPEKALIVEAVSIELICPTYTSEEPIIERKTDELPQPVATIKMYTADAWHDTPVYQRENLQPGDIIQSPALIIEPTGTNVIEPGWQAEINNRNHLILKHVKNRKTRKDISNQNPKFKDPVMLEIFNNLFRSIAEQMGTMLQKTSYSVNIKERLDFSCAIFDRLGQLVANAPHIPVHLGSMSESVRSLINACGDTLKPGDVYVLNNPYNGGTHLPDITVITPVFQNSESPLFYVASRGHHADIGGITPGSMPPNSKTVQEEGIFIDNFQLVEQGKFREKELLELLTSGKYPARNPIQNLADLQAQIAANEKGAQELQRMVEHYGLETVQAYMQHVQDNAEECVRRVIDALKDGSFTCELDTGAKIQVTISIDKTNRSATIDFTGTSPQLTNNFNAPKAVCKAAVLYVFRTLVNDDIPLNEGCLKPLEIIIPEGCLLNPQYPAAVVAGNVETSQNITDCLYGALGVMAASQGTMNNFTFGNEKYQYYETICGGSGAGADFDGTDAVHTHMTNSRLTDPEVLEWRFPVLLESFCIRPDSGGRGKHRGGNGVIRRIRFLESMSVAILSSRRKIAPFGLQGGNAGKVGKNYIERSDGTIEELESTAIAQMNPGDTFIIETPGGGGYGMC; from the coding sequence ATGACTAAGTGGCAATTTTGGATCGATCGCGGTGGAACTTTTACCGATATTGTTGCCAAATCTCCCCAAGGAAAAATAATTATTCACAAGCTCCTCTCAGAAAATCCCGATCGCTACCAAGATGCAGCCGTTCAAGGCATTCGAGAAATCCTCAAAATTTTTCCCGACGAGCCGATTCCAGCCCAACAAATTGAAGCGGTCAAAATGGGAACGACAGTAGCGACAAATGCGCTACTAGAAAGAAAAGGCGATCGCACCGTTTTAGTTATTACCAAAGGGTTTCGAGATGCGTTGCGAATCGGCTATCAAAATCGTCCCGATATCTTTGCCCGCGAGATTATTTTGCCAGAAATGCTCTATGAAAGGGTAATAGAAGTTCAGGAACGCTACGATGCACGCGGACACGAATTAATCCCGGTTAATGTCGAACCAGTCGAAAAAGAATTACAAGCAGCATACGACGCAGGAATTCGCAGTTGTGCGATCGTTTTCATGCATGGCGATCGCTATCCCGAACACGAAAAAATAGTTGCCCAAATAGCTAAAAAAATTGGCTTTTCTCAAATATCAGTTTCCCATCAAGTTAGCCCCTTAATGAAATTAGTCAGTCGGGGGGATACTACCGTCGTCGATGCTTATTTATCCCCAATTTTAGGTCGATATGTAAACCAAGTTAGTAGTTATTTATCAGAAGTAACCGACAAAGGACAAAGGCGAAGCCGACGCAGCCCCTGGAACCTGCGTCCAGGGGAACGTCGGACAAACAACAAAGGACAAACAACAAAATTAATGTTCATGCAGTCCAATGGCGGACTAGCAGACGCTCAATTATTTCATGGCAAAGATAGCATTCTTTCAGGTCCGGCGGGGGGAATCGTTGGTGCGGTCAAAACCTGCGAAATAGCAGGATTTAAAAAGATTATCAGCTTCGACATGGGGGGAACCTCCACCGATGTTGCCCATTACGACGGCGAATACGAACGCAGCTTTGAGACCGAAATCGCGGGAGTCCGACTGCGTACCCCCATGATGTCCATTCATACCGTTGCGGCGGGTGGCGGTTCGATCTTGCAATACGATGGGTCGCGATATCGAGTCGGACCAGAATCGGCAGGAGCAAACCCCGGTCCTGCCTCCTATTCTAGAGGCGGTCCGCTTACCGTGACTGATTGCAATGTCATGGTGGGAAAATTGCAACCCGAATTCTTTCCCAAAGTTTTTGGTCCTAATGCAAATTTACCTTTAAATGTCGCGATCGTTCGAGAAAAATTTACTCGATTAACTCAAGAAATCGGCGACAATCGCACTCCCGAACAAGTCGCTTCTGGATTCCTTGCGATCGCAGTCCAAATCATGGCAAATGCCATTAAAAAAATCTCGCTGCAACGGGGATATGATGTCTCAGAATATACGTTATGTTGTTTCGGCGGTGCGGGGGGTCAACACGCTTGTTCGATCGCCGATGCTTTAGGAATTAAACAAATATTTATTCATCCTTATGCAGGGGTTTTATCTGCCTATGGCATTGGGTTAGCAGAGATTCGGATTTTGAAAGAAAAGGGAGTCGAGGCAAAATTAACTCAAACTTTGTTTCCTGAATTAGAGACAATTTTAGCCAGATTAATTAACGAAGCAAACGCAGAATTAGATTCTCGCGAATTCCAAGCCACTGAAAAAACACAAATTCTTCGCAAAGTTCATCTTAAATATGAAGGAACTGATTCATCTTTAATTGTCGATCTCGATAAGCTATCTGAGATGCGACAAAAATTTGAAGAAGTCTACCAGCAACGATATGGCTTTGTCATGCCAGAAAAAGCTTTAATTGTTGAAGCGGTTTCTATTGAATTAATTTGTCCGACTTATACATCAGAGGAACCGATTATCGAACGCAAAACTGATGAATTGCCTCAACCCGTAGCAACAATCAAAATGTATACCGCTGATGCTTGGCACGATACACCAGTTTATCAGCGAGAAAATTTACAACCAGGAGATATTATTCAAAGCCCTGCTTTAATTATTGAACCAACTGGAACTAACGTAATCGAACCGGGTTGGCAAGCAGAAATTAACAATAGAAATCATTTAATTTTAAAACATGTAAAAAACAGAAAAACGCGAAAAGATATCTCCAATCAGAATCCAAAATTTAAAGATCCGGTCATGCTGGAAATCTTCAATAACCTTTTCCGTTCTATCGCCGAACAAATGGGAACAATGCTACAAAAAACAAGCTATTCAGTTAATATCAAAGAGCGATTAGATTTTTCGTGCGCCATATTCGATCGCCTGGGTCAATTAGTAGCAAATGCCCCGCATATTCCCGTTCATTTAGGATCGATGAGCGAAAGCGTTCGCAGTCTGATAAATGCTTGCGGCGATACGCTCAAACCGGGCGATGTTTATGTTTTAAATAACCCCTACAATGGCGGCACTCATTTACCTGATATTACAGTCATTACCCCTGTATTTCAGAATTCTGAATCTCCTCTCTTTTACGTTGCTTCGCGAGGACATCACGCAGACATCGGCGGCATTACGCCAGGTTCTATGCCACCCAACAGCAAAACGGTACAAGAAGAAGGAATATTTATCGATAATTTTCAATTAGTAGAACAAGGGAAATTTCGAGAAAAAGAATTACTAGAATTACTGACTTCTGGAAAATATCCAGCCCGCAATCCTATCCAAAATCTCGCTGATTTACAAGCACAAATTGCCGCCAATGAAAAAGGCGCACAAGAATTACAGCGAATGGTCGAGCATTACGGATTAGAAACTGTACAGGCGTATATGCAACACGTTCAAGATAATGCAGAGGAATGTGTCAGACGAGTGATTGATGCGCTTAAAGATGGAAGTTTTACTTGCGAATTAGATACGGGTGCGAAGATTCAAGTTACCATTAGCATCGATAAAACTAATCGCAGTGCCACTATTGATTTTACGGGAACATCGCCACAATTAACGAATAACTTTAATGCTCCTAAAGCAGTTTGTAAAGCAGCCGTTTTATACGTCTTCCGAACGCTAGTTAATGACGATATTCCTCTCAATGAAGGCTGTCTCAAACCCTTAGAAATTATTATTCCAGAAGGCTGTTTATTAAACCCACAATATCCGGCGGCTGTCGTAGCAGGAAATGTTGAAACATCTCAAAACATTACCGATTGCCTTTATGGAGCATTAGGCGTCATGGCAGCTTCTCAAGGAACGATGAATAATTTTACCTTTGGCAATGAAAAATATCAGTATTACGAAACCATTTGTGGCGGTTCTGGTGCGGGTGCCGATTTCGATGGAACCGACGCAGTTCACACTCATATGACCAATTCTCGCCTCACCGATCCCGAAGTGTTAGAATGGCGATTCCCCGTTTTATTAGAAAGCTTCTGCATTCGTCCCGACAGTGGTGGCAGGGGAAAGCATCGCGGCGGCAATGGAGTCATTCGTCGCATTCGCTTTTTAGAATCCATGTCAGTAGCAATTCTCTCCAGTCGTCGCAAGATTGCTCCCTTTGGTTTGCAAGGTGGCAATGCAGGTAAAGTTGGGAAAAATTATATCGAACGAAGCGACGGAACGATAGAAGAATTAGAAAGTACTGCGATCGCGCAGATGAATCCTGGCGATACTTTTATTATCGAAACCCCTGGCGGCGGTGGCTATGGAATGTGTTGA
- a CDS encoding 3-hydroxybutyrate dehydrogenase produces the protein MSRVALVTGAASGIGRACAKKLAQRDIKVVIADLDPDKGNAVAAELNGSFVTADLSKREDCKKAVEAAIACYGQLDILINNAGFQQIDPIPDFPEDTWEKMIAVMLTAPFLLTKYAWFYLIKSGHGRIVNIGSVHSLTASPFKVGYVTAKHGLVGFTKVVALEGGEHGLTCNTICPAYVRTPLVEKQIADQARTRGILPQEVEEKVLLQKTAIKKLLEPEDVANYVAFLCSQEAWAITGSVQAIDMAWTAH, from the coding sequence ATGTCACGAGTTGCTCTAGTCACGGGGGCTGCAAGCGGGATCGGTCGCGCTTGTGCCAAAAAACTTGCTCAACGAGACATCAAAGTTGTCATTGCAGACCTCGATCCAGACAAAGGGAATGCGGTAGCTGCTGAGTTGAATGGTAGCTTTGTCACTGCCGACCTAAGCAAGCGCGAAGATTGTAAAAAGGCAGTTGAAGCAGCGATCGCGTGCTACGGTCAACTGGATATCCTAATCAATAATGCAGGTTTCCAGCAGATCGACCCGATTCCCGATTTCCCAGAAGATACCTGGGAGAAAATGATCGCGGTAATGCTGACGGCTCCTTTTTTGCTAACCAAATACGCTTGGTTTTATCTAATTAAATCGGGGCACGGGCGGATCGTCAACATCGGCAGCGTCCATAGCTTAACTGCCAGTCCCTTCAAAGTCGGTTACGTTACAGCTAAACACGGTCTTGTCGGCTTCACGAAAGTTGTCGCCTTGGAGGGAGGCGAACATGGTTTGACTTGTAATACCATCTGTCCGGCTTACGTGCGAACGCCCTTAGTCGAGAAGCAAATCGCGGATCAAGCGCGCACTCGCGGCATTCTGCCCCAAGAAGTAGAAGAAAAGGTGTTACTACAAAAAACTGCCATCAAAAAACTCCTCGAACCCGAAGATGTCGCCAATTATGTGGCTTTTTTATGTTCCCAGGAAGCTTGGGCGATTACTGGTTCGGTACAGGCGATCGATATGGCTTGGACGGCACATTAG
- a CDS encoding ABC transporter substrate-binding protein: MKLNEIYTIAVVVPIYYNNGAVARQLLQGVAQLQLQVNLVGLRGLNDIAKLRHIIEIKDFLGTIIATKMCLRIIIVNEDNNNEQVSQTTKNLAAVAEELNIIAVFGHYSSKMTQKAVSIYARKGLVLITPASACDTLSNLVDSASFFRIRTPNRITTQHLAHYLVNRFKKIQRLAIFYNQKSIYSSSFKESLCRHLQSSETIQILPCCQALDRDFLSDIRPYIEQIRNQEVNILVIVPDGEIEKTLYNAELINAANINDCLIVGSATFAYQNILDWLDVNISSGLLNRNNLSNFLFVVPWHWRSQSNGFSSNNSLAVDFCKLADRLWGEARVTWRSATAYDSVLIVIKILERNAKQNCHTLFENMHQFYKDESRSIQGVTGTIQFDKNGDRINPPTEILTVQWSERGHCEFIPI, from the coding sequence ATGAAGTTGAATGAAATTTATACTATTGCTGTAGTAGTTCCTATTTACTATAATAATGGCGCTGTTGCTAGACAACTGTTACAAGGGGTCGCTCAACTACAACTACAAGTAAATTTGGTAGGATTGAGAGGTTTGAATGATATTGCCAAACTGAGACATATTATTGAAATTAAAGACTTTTTAGGAACTATTATTGCTACTAAAATGTGTCTTCGTATCATCATAGTTAATGAAGACAATAATAACGAGCAAGTGAGTCAAACCACAAAAAATTTGGCAGCCGTAGCTGAAGAATTAAACATTATTGCTGTGTTCGGACATTATTCAAGCAAAATGACTCAAAAAGCTGTAAGTATTTATGCCAGAAAAGGTTTAGTTTTAATCACTCCCGCTAGTGCTTGTGATACCCTTTCTAATTTGGTAGATAGTGCTTCATTTTTTAGAATAAGAACACCTAATCGGATTACAACTCAACATTTGGCTCATTATCTAGTTAATCGATTTAAAAAAATACAAAGACTAGCGATTTTCTATAATCAGAAAAGCATTTATAGTAGCTCATTTAAAGAATCGCTTTGCCGACACCTGCAAAGTTCTGAGACGATTCAAATTTTACCATGTTGTCAAGCATTAGATCGAGATTTTTTGTCAGATATAAGACCTTATATAGAACAAATAAGAAATCAGGAAGTAAATATTTTAGTTATCGTTCCCGATGGAGAAATTGAAAAGACGCTCTACAATGCTGAACTTATTAATGCAGCGAATATTAATGACTGCTTAATTGTTGGTTCTGCCACCTTCGCTTATCAAAATATTTTAGATTGGCTAGATGTTAACATCAGTAGCGGGTTGCTTAACAGGAACAACTTAAGCAATTTTCTTTTTGTTGTCCCTTGGCATTGGCGGAGTCAATCTAATGGGTTTAGTAGCAATAATTCTTTAGCTGTAGATTTTTGTAAATTAGCCGATCGCTTATGGGGTGAAGCTCGAGTTACCTGGCGAAGTGCAACTGCCTATGATTCTGTGCTGATTGTCATCAAAATATTAGAGAGAAATGCAAAACAAAACTGTCATACTTTATTTGAAAACATGCACCAGTTTTATAAAGATGAAAGTAGAAGTATCCAGGGAGTAACAGGAACGATTCAATTTGATAAAAATGGCGATCGCATCAATCCACCAACAGAAATTCTAACTGTCCAATGGTCAGAACGAGGTCATTGTGAATTTATTCCAATTTAA
- a CDS encoding alpha-ketoglutarate-dependent dioxygenase AlkB, with amino-acid sequence MKLQATKEKLILKNADVVIWRGLFNHDESKRFFGELYHAIAWKHEAIKFFGKQVLQPRLTAYYGEKPYPYSGIIMQPLPWIDPLLEIKSKIEPIANTKFNAVLLNLYRDGSDRMGWHSDDERELAPGSAIGSVSFGATRRFMLRRRDDRKIKIDLELADGDFLVMQGETQLFWQHQVPKTAKKIGARINLTFRVIR; translated from the coding sequence ATGAAGCTCCAGGCAACAAAAGAAAAACTAATCCTAAAAAATGCCGATGTTGTTATCTGGCGTGGTTTATTCAATCACGATGAAAGCAAGCGATTTTTTGGGGAATTATACCATGCGATCGCGTGGAAACATGAAGCTATCAAATTTTTTGGGAAACAGGTTCTTCAACCGAGATTGACTGCCTATTATGGCGAGAAACCCTATCCCTACTCAGGCATTATTATGCAACCACTACCTTGGATCGATCCACTGCTAGAAATTAAATCTAAAATTGAACCTATAGCCAATACGAAATTTAATGCTGTTTTACTAAATTTATATCGAGATGGTAGCGATCGCATGGGGTGGCATAGCGATGACGAACGAGAACTTGCCCCAGGTTCGGCAATTGGTTCGGTGAGTTTCGGTGCAACGAGGCGCTTTATGCTTCGTCGCCGAGACGATCGCAAGATTAAAATTGATTTAGAGCTTGCAGATGGCGATTTTTTAGTAATGCAAGGAGAAACTCAACTATTTTGGCAGCATCAAGTTCCTAAAACCGCCAAGAAAATTGGAGCTAGAATTAATCTAACATTTCGAGTAATTCGTTAA